A genomic stretch from Halichoerus grypus chromosome 5, mHalGry1.hap1.1, whole genome shotgun sequence includes:
- the MSC gene encoding musculin, with product MSTGSVSDPEEMELRGLQRGYSVPASKRPPLRGAEGSYISPSDNSSADEEDPDGEEERCALGSAGGAEGCKRKRPRVAGGGGGKKPLPPKGSAADCKQSQRNAANARERARMRVLSKAFSRLKTSLPWVPPDTKLSKLDTLRLASSYIAHLRQLLQEDRYENSYVHPVNLTWPFVVSGRPDSDTKEVSAANRLCGTTA from the exons GCGGGGGCTGCAGCGGGGGTACTCGGTCCCTGCTTCTAAGAGGCCGCCCCTCCGCGGCGCCGAGGGCAGCTACATCTCGCCCAGTGACAACTCGTCGGCCGACGAGGAAGACCCCGATGGCGAGGAAGAGCGGTGTGCGCTGGGCTCGGCCGGCGGCGCGGAAGGCTGCAAGAGGAAGCGGCCGCGAGTGGCTGGGGGCGGCGGCGGCAAGAAGCCCCTCCCGCCCAAGGGCTCGGCCGCCGACTGCAAGCAGTCGCAGCGCAACGCCGCCAACGCCCGCGAGCGCGCCCGGATGCGCGTGCTGAGCAAAGCCTTCTCCAGGCTCAAGACCAGCCTGCCTTGGGTGCCCCCCGACACTAAGCTTTCGAAGCTGGATACGCTCCGGCTGGCTTCCAGTTACATCGCGCACCTGCGGCAGCTGCTACAGGAGGACCGCTACGAGAACAGCTACGTCCACCCGGTGAACTTG ACATGGCCATTCGTGGTCTCAGGACGACCCGACTCGGACACCAAAGAAGTTTCCGCAGCCAACAGATTATGTGGGACCACCGCTTAG